The Pseudomonas alkylphenolica genomic sequence GTCTGTGTAGCCGCGTTCCACCATTCGAGTGACGAAGTCGTTGTGTTTCTGTTGATCCTCTTTGCTCGCCTTGGCGTTGAAGCTGATGACCGGTAGCAGGTCTTCGGTGTTGGAGAACATTTTCTTCTCGATCACTACCCGCAGTTTTTCGTAGCTGAGCCAGGTCGGGTTCTTGCCGTTGTTGTTGGCCCGGGCGCGCAACACGAAGTTGACGATCTCGTTGCGGAAATCCTTCGGATTGCTGATGCCCGCCGGTTTCTCGATTTTTTCCAGCTCTTCGTTGAGGGCGATGCGGTTGAGAATTTCGCCGGTTTCCGGGTCGCGGTACTCCTGGTCCTGGATCCAGAAGTCGGCGTACAGCACGTAGCGGTCGAAGATGTTCTGTCCGTACTCGCTGTAGGACTCCAGGTAAGCCGTCTGGATTTCCTTGCCGATGAACTCGATGTAACGCGGTGCCAGGTACTCTTTCAGGTAGCGCAGGTAGCGCTCGCGCACTTCGGCCGGGAACTGTTCCTGTTCGATCTGCTGCTCCAGCACGTAGAGCAAGTGCACCGGGTTGGCAGCGATCTCGTGAGGATCGAAGTTGAACACCTTCGACAGGATCTTGAAGGCGAAGCGGGTCGACAGGCCGTTCATGCCTTCGTCCACCCCGGCAGCGTCGCGGTATTCCTGGATCGATTTGGCTTTGGGGTCGGTGTCTTTGAGATTTTCGCCGTCGTAGACGCGCATCTTCGAATAGATGTTCGAGTTTTCCGGCTCTTTGAGTCGCGACAGCACGGTGAACTGGGCGAGCATCTTCAGGGTGTCAGGTGCGCAATGGGCCTTGGCCAGCGAGCTGTTGAACAGCAGTTTGTCGTAGATCTTGATCTCGTCGCTGACCCGCAGGCAGTAAGGCACCTTGACGATGTAGATCCGGTCGATGAACGCTTCGTTGTTCTTGTTGTTGCGGAAGCTGTGCCATTCCGATTCGTTGGAGTGGGCCAGCAGGATCCCGGAATAGGGGATCGAACCAAGGCCTTCGGTACTGTTGTAGTTACCTTCCTGGGTGGCAGTCAGCAGCGGGTGCAGAACCTTGATGGGCGCCTTGAACATCTCGACGAATTCCATCAGGCCCTGGTTGGCCCGGCACAGTGCGCCCGAGTAGCTGTAGGCGTCGGCGTCGTTCTGTGGGTATTCCTCGAGTTTGCGGATATCGACCTTACCGACCAGGGCGGAAATATCCTGGTTGTTCTCGTCACCCGGTTCGGTTTTGGCGATGGCGATCTGGTTGAGGATCGACGGGTACAGTTTGACCACCTTGAACTGGCTGATGTCGCCCCCGAACTCGGCCAGTCGCTTGGTCGCCCAGGGCGACATGATGGTATTCAGGTAACGCCGCGGAATACCGAAGTCTTCTTCGAGAATCGCACCGTCTTCCGTGGCGTTGAACAGCCCCAGAGGCGACTCGAAGACCGGTGAGCCCTTGATGGCATAGAAGGGCACCTTCTCCATCAGTTGCTTCAGTTTTTCGGCCAGGGAGGACTTGCCGCCACCCACGGGGCCGAGCAGGTAGAGGATCTGTTTCTTTTCTTCCAGGCCCTGAGCGGCATGGCGGAAGTAGGAGACGATCTGATCGATGCACTCCTCCATGCCATGGAAGTCCTCAAAGGACGGATAACGGCGGATCACCTTGTTGGAGAAGATTCGCGACAGCCTTGAGTTGTTCGAGGTGTCGACCAGTTCCGGCTCGCCGATGGCCATCAACAGGCGTTCAGCCGCCGACGCGTAAGCACTGCGATCGCTTTTGCAGAGCTCAAGGTACTCTTGCAGCGAAAACTCTTCCTGACGGGTGGACTCGAAACGTTGTTGGAAGTGGCTAAAAATACTCATGACGTCACCTCGCTCGATACGTGGAGCCGACGCCGGATCAGTCAGCTGATGCTGGCATGCAATCGACGAGTGCCGATTGCTGTATACCCCCCAGAACACCTAGAACTCGCTACCGATGACCCGCACGCCGGTGTACCGGCTCTCCCCTTTTTGGATGGCCTGGGCTTAAGGATAGTTCGTAATCGGGGAGGTCAAGGGTGGTTGCGCATGAAGTTCGCCATGACCGTTCGTCTGGTCAGGCGCGAGCCCGCACAGGACGCGGGCTGCGGCAGGTGAAAAAAATTATTCGGCAGTGCCTTGAGCAGTTTCTGCCGGGTACGTGCCACGCCACAGCTCAAAGCCACCGTCGAGGCTGTAGACGTCGGAAAAGCCCTGGCTGACCAGATAGGCCGCAGCGCTCTGGCTGGAGTTGCCGTGATAGCAGACCACCACAGTGGGGGCGTCGAGGTCGGCGCCGCGGATGAAGTCTGCCACCGAATGGTTGTCCAGATGCCTGGAACCGCTGATGTGGCCGAGGGCATAGGTTTGCGGGTCGCGAATATCGACCACGACCGCACCTTGCTCGCGCAGCGCCTGAGCCTGCTCGGGAGGGATGCGTTTGAATTCGCTCATGGGTACGGTTTCCTTCAGGACTGGTCGCTTATTCTAGCGGGTTGTGCTGGCGCGGGTAGAGGGCGCGGTGTGCCTTCGTCGGTGCAATCGCAGCGATGCAATTGGCCGTTATCGACGTTGTACAGGGTCATTGCACCGCCCCAGACGCAGCCGGTGTCCAGGGCAATCACACCTGGCTCCTTGCAGCGGCCTTCAAGCGCCGCCCAGTGGCCAAAGATGATCTTCACATGCCGTGAGCGCCGCCCTTTATGGGCGAACCACGGCTTGTAGCCCGGCGGGGCGGTCTCGACACCTTCTTTGCCCTTGAGGTCGAGCTTGCCTTCACTGGTGCAAAAGCGCATGCGGGTGAAGTAGTTGGTGATCACCCGCAGGCGGGTTACGCCACTGAGATCCTTGCTCCACTTGTTCGGCTCATTGCCGTACATGCCGTCCAGGTAGGGCTTGAGGCGGTTGTCGTCGCGCAGCACTTCCTCGACCTCGCTCGCCAGCTCCAGCGCCTTGCCCAGGGTCCACTGCGGTGGAATGCCAGCATGGACCAGGACTACGCCACGCTGCTCGTCGTAGTGCAGCAGTTTTTGCCGTCGCAACCAGTCAAGCAGTTCGTCAGCGTCCGGCGCCTGGAGAATCTCGAGCAGGGTGTCGCTCTTTTTCAGGCGCTCGATGTTGTGCCAGGCCGCCAGCAGGTGAAGGTCGTGGTTGCCCAGCACACACACCAGTGAGTCGCGGATGGAGTACAGGAAGCGCAGGGTTTCCAACGACTCCGGGCCACGGTTGACCAGGTCACCCACCAGCCACAGACGGTCGACGGCGGGGTTGAAGTTGACCCGCTCAAGCAGGCACTTGAGCGGTTGCAGGCACCCTTGCAAGTCACCTACTGCGTACACCGCCATTAGTGCAGGGCTCCGGGAACGGCCAGGCGGAACGGGGCGATGATGGCCTCGAAGCGTTTACCGTCTTCGGCGAACATCTGGTAGCTGCCCTGCATGGTGCCGACCTGGGTGCTGATCACTGCGCCACTGCTGTAGGTATGGCTCTTGCCGGGTTCGATCAGCGGTTGCTGACCGATCACGCCGGCGCCCTTTACCTCTTCGACCTGACCATCGCCATTGGTGATCAGCCAGTGACGCGACATCAGTTTGGCCGGCACCGATCCATTGTTCTGCACGGTAATGGTATAGGCGAAGGCGAAACGCTCGTTTTCGGGGTCGGATTGTTCTTTGAGAAAGCGGGTCACGACGCTGACGTCGATCTGGTAGCGGGGATCAGACATGCAAGGGGCCTTGGAAGCAGACGCGGATACGGCAATTGCGTCCAGTCTAGGCTATTGGCGGGGTTGCCGGCCAGTCATGCGGGCATGACTGGCCGTTGCAGCAGCTTAGTGGCTGCCTTGTTGCTCGGCCAGCTTGTCAGCCAGGCGGACGAAGGCGGCCAGGTCCAACTGCTCCGGGCGCAGGCTGCCGTCGACGCCAGCGGCTTCGATGGCTTCGCTGCTGAGCAGGGCCTTGAGGGAATTGCGCAGGGTCTTGCGGCGTTGGTTGAAGGCTTCGCGGACGATGCGCTCAAGCAGGCGGTGATCCTTGGCCGGGAACGGCAGGGTTTCGTGGGGAACCAGGCGTACGATGGCCGAGTCGACCTTCGGTGGCGGATTGAACGCACCGGGGCCGACGTTGAACAGATGCTCGACCCGGCAGTGGTACTGAACCATGATCGACAGGCGGCCCCAGTCGCCACCCCCGGGACCTGCAGCCAGGCGCTCGACCACTTCCTTCTGCAGCATGAAGTGCATGTCGCGGATCAGCTCGGCATTGGCCAGCAGGTGGAAGATCAGTGGCGTGGAGATGTTGTACGGCAGGTTGCCGACCACGCGCAGGCTGTTTGGCGCGGCGCCCAGGCTGGTGAAGTCGAACTTCAGGGCGTCGCCCTGGTGCAGGCGGAAGTTGTCGCGGCCAGCGAATTGCTGGTTGAGGATCGGCACCAGGTCCTTGTCCAGCTCGACCACGTCAAGCTGTGCGCCGCTGCCCAGCAGGCCTTCGGTCAGGGCGCCCTGGCCCGGGCCGATTTCCAGCATGCGATCGCCCGC encodes the following:
- a CDS encoding PrkA family serine protein kinase — translated: MSIFSHFQQRFESTRQEEFSLQEYLELCKSDRSAYASAAERLLMAIGEPELVDTSNNSRLSRIFSNKVIRRYPSFEDFHGMEECIDQIVSYFRHAAQGLEEKKQILYLLGPVGGGKSSLAEKLKQLMEKVPFYAIKGSPVFESPLGLFNATEDGAILEEDFGIPRRYLNTIMSPWATKRLAEFGGDISQFKVVKLYPSILNQIAIAKTEPGDENNQDISALVGKVDIRKLEEYPQNDADAYSYSGALCRANQGLMEFVEMFKAPIKVLHPLLTATQEGNYNSTEGLGSIPYSGILLAHSNESEWHSFRNNKNNEAFIDRIYIVKVPYCLRVSDEIKIYDKLLFNSSLAKAHCAPDTLKMLAQFTVLSRLKEPENSNIYSKMRVYDGENLKDTDPKAKSIQEYRDAAGVDEGMNGLSTRFAFKILSKVFNFDPHEIAANPVHLLYVLEQQIEQEQFPAEVRERYLRYLKEYLAPRYIEFIGKEIQTAYLESYSEYGQNIFDRYVLYADFWIQDQEYRDPETGEILNRIALNEELEKIEKPAGISNPKDFRNEIVNFVLRARANNNGKNPTWLSYEKLRVVIEKKMFSNTEDLLPVISFNAKASKEDQQKHNDFVTRMVERGYTDKQVRLLSEWYLRVRKSQ
- the glpE gene encoding thiosulfate sulfurtransferase GlpE — its product is MSEFKRIPPEQAQALREQGAVVVDIRDPQTYALGHISGSRHLDNHSVADFIRGADLDAPTVVVCYHGNSSQSAAAYLVSQGFSDVYSLDGGFELWRGTYPAETAQGTAE
- a CDS encoding symmetrical bis(5'-nucleosyl)-tetraphosphatase; the protein is MAVYAVGDLQGCLQPLKCLLERVNFNPAVDRLWLVGDLVNRGPESLETLRFLYSIRDSLVCVLGNHDLHLLAAWHNIERLKKSDTLLEILQAPDADELLDWLRRQKLLHYDEQRGVVLVHAGIPPQWTLGKALELASEVEEVLRDDNRLKPYLDGMYGNEPNKWSKDLSGVTRLRVITNYFTRMRFCTSEGKLDLKGKEGVETAPPGYKPWFAHKGRRSRHVKIIFGHWAALEGRCKEPGVIALDTGCVWGGAMTLYNVDNGQLHRCDCTDEGTPRPLPAPAQPARISDQS
- the apaG gene encoding Co2+/Mg2+ efflux protein ApaG — its product is MSDPRYQIDVSVVTRFLKEQSDPENERFAFAYTITVQNNGSVPAKLMSRHWLITNGDGQVEEVKGAGVIGQQPLIEPGKSHTYSSGAVISTQVGTMQGSYQMFAEDGKRFEAIIAPFRLAVPGALH
- the rsmA gene encoding 16S rRNA (adenine(1518)-N(6)/adenine(1519)-N(6))-dimethyltransferase RsmA, encoding MSEQYQHRARKRFGQNFLHDAGVIDRILRSIHAKAGDRMLEIGPGQGALTEGLLGSGAQLDVVELDKDLVPILNQQFAGRDNFRLHQGDALKFDFTSLGAAPNSLRVVGNLPYNISTPLIFHLLANAELIRDMHFMLQKEVVERLAAGPGGGDWGRLSIMVQYHCRVEHLFNVGPGAFNPPPKVDSAIVRLVPHETLPFPAKDHRLLERIVREAFNQRRKTLRNSLKALLSSEAIEAAGVDGSLRPEQLDLAAFVRLADKLAEQQGSH